A portion of the Chelmon rostratus isolate fCheRos1 chromosome 15, fCheRos1.pri, whole genome shotgun sequence genome contains these proteins:
- the mocs3 gene encoding adenylyltransferase and sulfurtransferase MOCS3, with protein MAQEVCYLKAQLREKEKEIAALKDKLAQLEKSHTSVLELYDKVTPLSPLKAKAALSNEDIMRYSRQLLLPELGVHGQLNLSKTSVLIVGCGGLGCPLAQYLAAAGIGRLGLLDYDEVELSNLHRQVLHGEENQGQAKALSAASAVKRLNSTVECVPYHLQLSPENALQLIQQYDIVADCSDNVPTRYLVNDACVLSGKPLVSASALRMEGQLTVYNYRGGPCYRCLYPVPPPPETVTNCSDGGVFGVVPGIMGCFQALEVLKIASGQGSSCSQQLVMFDAQDARFRSIKLRPKQAGCAVCGENPSITQLVDYEAFCGAAATDKCRKLNLLSRDQRITVQDYKSILDSAEPHLLLDVRPLVEVDICHLPFSLNIPLSSLEESKSEHIRLLRERIDQLKQQMAGDCRPPVYVICKLGNDSQKAVQVVEKMSGSEVDSVTVKDICGGLMAWAKRIDPTFPQY; from the exons ATGGCTCAGGAGGTGTGCTACCTTAAGGCACAGctcagggagaaagagaaagagattgCTGCCCTGAAGGATAAACTGGCACAACTGGAAAAG AGCCATACCTCAGTGCTGGAGCTGTACGACAAAGTGACACCCCTAAGCCCCCTGAAAGCCAAAGCAGCCCTCAGCAATGAGGACATCATGCGGTACAGCAGACAGCTCCTTCTGCCTGAGCTGGGTGTGCATG GTCAGCTAAACTTATCCAAGACCTCAGTGCTGATTGTGGGCTGTGGGGGACTGGGCTGCCCTCTGGCACAGTATCTCGCAGCAGCAGGCATCG GGCGCCTGGGCCTGCTGGACTATGACGAGGTGGAGCTCAGTAACCTGCACAGACAGGTGCTTCATGGTGAGGAGAACCAGGGCCAGGCCAAGGCTCTGTCTGCTGCCAGTGCAGTTAAAAG GTTGAACTCAACAGTTGAGTGTGTTCCCTACCACCTGCAGCTCTCGCCGGAGAACGCCTTGCAACTCATTCAGCA ATATGACATTGTGGCTGATTGTTCAGACAATGTCCCTACTCGCTACCTGGTGAATGACGCCTGTGTGCTCAGTGGCAAGCCTCTGGTGTCAGCAAGCGCCCTGAGAATGGAGGGGCAG CTGACAGTATACAACTACCGTGGAGGCCCCTGCTACAGATGTCTGTACCCAGTGCCCCCACCCCCAGAGACAGTGACCAACTGTTCTGACGGAGGGGTGTTTGGAGTGG TTCCAGGGATAATGGGCTGCTTTCAAGCTTTGGAAGTCCTCAAGATTGCTTCTGGGCAAGGCT CttcctgcagccagcagctggtgaTGTTTGACGCTCAGGATGCCAGATTCAGGTCCATCAAGCTGCGGCCCAAGCAGGCCGGCTGTGCAGTGTGTGGAGAGAACCCCAGCATAACCCAGCTGGTGGACTACGAGGCTTTCTGTGGGGCGGCTGCCACAGATAAG TGCCGCAAACTCAACCTCCTTTCCAGAGATCAGAGGATCACAGTACAG GATTATAAATCTATACTGGACAGTGCAGAGCCCCATCTCCTCTTGGATGTGCGCCCTCTTGTGGAGGTGGATATATGCCACTTACCTTTCTCTCTGA ACATTCCCCTGTCAAGTCTAGAGGAGAGTAAGAGTGAACACATCCGATTACTCCGGGAGAGAATCGACCAATTGAAACAGCAGATGGCAGGTGACTGCCGGCCTCCAG tGTATGTGATCTGTAAGCTGGGTAACGACTCTCAGAAGGCGGTGCAGGTTGTGGAGAAGATGAGTGGATCAGAAGTCGACAGCGTCACGGTGAAAGACATCTGTGGAGGCCTCATGGCCTGGGCAAAGAGAATAGACCCCACATTTCCACAGTACTGA
- the LOC121618713 gene encoding glutaminyl-peptide cyclotransferase — MWRGASTTMAERNSPSTTRLFYTVAVWVTFIHCARGIHWTQEKLHHRALTLTQGEVLTALAHTDLEQMWLRDLRPLLVTRYPGSAGSQAVQEHIKTTLASLGAGWEVTEDKFVSQTPYGPLPFTNLIATLNPSAKRRLVLACHYDSKYYPPQWHGMEFQGATDSAVPCAMMLELARALNEELKAQKISDSNLTLQLLFFDGEEAFFQWTSTDSLYGSRHLARKMEATSHPDGATDTNQLHGIDLFVLLDLIGAPSPCFGNQFPSTVHWLSRLQNIEKRLHSMNELVDHPTDVQYFWPDRPVGHIQDDHIPFLNRGVRILHLIPSPFPSVWHTFDDNEQNLDRSTIQNLNKILQVFVLEYLNARPTVPTSQPNAP; from the exons ATGTGGAGAGGAGCGTCAACAACGATGGCTGAGCGAAATAGTCCCTCCACAACTCGTTTATTTTATACTGTGGCCGTCTGGGTGACATTCATCCACTGCGCCAGAGGAATACACTGGACGCAAGAAAAG CTCCATCACAGAGCACTGACTCTAACACAAGGTGAGGTCCTTACCGCGCTGGCTCACACCGACCTGGAGCAGATGTGGCTGAGGGATCTGAGGCCGCTGCTGGTCACCAGGTATCCAGGCTCCGCGGGCAGCCAGGCTGTGCAGGAG CATATCAAAACAACCCTTGCATCCCTTGGAGCAGGCTGGGAAGTGACGGAGGATAAGTTTGTGTCACAAACGCCCTATGGCCCCCTGCCCTTTACTAACCTAATTGCCACCCTCAACCCATCAGCCAAGCGCCGCCTGGTCCTGGCGTGTCACTACGACTCTAAGTACTACCCACCACAATGGCACGGGATGGAGTTCCAAGGCGCCACTGATTCTGCCGTTCCTTGTGCCATGATGTTGGAGCTGGCACGAGCACTGAATGAAGAGCTGAAAGCTCAGAAG ATTTCCGATTCCAACCTGACCCTGCAGTTGCTCTTCTTTGATGGAGAGGAGGCTTTTTTCCAGTGGACCTCCACAGACTCCCTGTATGGCTCTCGCCACCTGGCCCGGAAGATGGAGGCCACCTCGCACCCAGATGGAGCCACAGACACCAACCAGCTACATGGCATA gatctttttgtgttgttggaCCTGATCGGGGCTCCCAGTCCATGCTTCGGCAACCAGTTCCCCAGCACAGTGCACTGGCTCTCCAGACTGCAGAACATTG AAAAGCGTTTACACTCCATGAATGAGCTCGTGGATCATCCTACCGACGTGCAATATTTCTGGCCCGATCGACCTGTTGGCCACATACAAGATGATCATATACCATTCCTGAACAGAG GTGTGCGTATCCTCCACCTTATCCCCTCCCCCTTCCCTTCCGTGTGGCACACGTTCGATGACAACGAGCAGAACCTGGATCGCTCCACCATTCAGAACCTCAACAAGatcctgcaggtgtttgttctGGAGTACCTCAACGCCAGACCCACCGTCCCTACAAGCCAACCGAATGCCCCATAA